In a single window of the bacterium genome:
- a CDS encoding T9SS type A sorting domain-containing protein — MKRHTEKIIALLCILIYLDLFALERVNLIKSHDFESNVSAWTAETGATDGLISCAKFMLEDTLLVHEGRYSAWFDTRNAPDGVFNDVRDSAIIYQEFVVTKLLADLDSLTVFYFDSCDVDSLKHSTFSVNLLSIPEIGPTLDMRYQLYYAYPFEYPDDLTYLKVIKEKVELNKWKTFSRDVYDDFNGIKGISGTREVNKFVLRNFAMQFENTWWCQKVYLDDIRLTGYADYDVGVKEILSPQGLAPGVPLTPKARIKNFGRKAADTFLVIAEAWKYGDTLYADTLPWSLPADTEDTLEFATWSSPEHCTLTVRTVMTPDESDEDDALSHWIAIIGIEEPSLPQAISLEIEELLRPPSSLIVSYSIPNSGQGTISLFDPAGRRIESYRVQGEGQVAMKSSFSSGVYFIKLAAGKASIIRKVVVLR; from the coding sequence GTGAAAAGACATACTGAGAAAATTATTGCCTTGCTTTGTATTTTGATTTACTTAGACCTCTTCGCTCTTGAGCGCGTCAACCTTATCAAGTCTCACGACTTCGAGAGCAACGTAAGCGCGTGGACCGCTGAGACAGGCGCAACCGATGGATTAATAAGCTGCGCGAAGTTCATGTTAGAGGACACATTACTTGTTCACGAAGGCAGGTATTCTGCATGGTTTGACACTCGAAATGCCCCTGATGGTGTTTTTAATGATGTAAGGGATTCGGCGATTATCTATCAGGAGTTTGTAGTTACTAAGCTTTTGGCGGATTTGGATTCGCTAACGGTATTTTATTTCGACTCGTGCGACGTTGATTCGTTAAAACATTCAACCTTCTCTGTAAACCTGCTTTCGATTCCGGAAATCGGCCCAACACTGGATATGCGGTACCAGCTATATTATGCTTATCCCTTCGAATACCCAGATGATTTGACATATCTCAAGGTTATTAAAGAAAAGGTTGAGCTGAACAAGTGGAAAACCTTTTCAAGAGACGTTTATGATGACTTCAACGGCATTAAAGGAATTTCGGGTACGCGGGAAGTTAACAAATTCGTACTCCGCAACTTTGCCATGCAATTCGAAAACACTTGGTGGTGCCAAAAGGTATATCTTGACGACATCCGGCTTACCGGCTACGCGGACTATGATGTTGGTGTCAAGGAAATACTCAGCCCGCAAGGTCTAGCCCCGGGCGTACCGCTAACCCCAAAAGCCCGCATTAAGAACTTTGGCCGTAAGGCTGCTGACACCTTCCTTGTCATAGCCGAGGCGTGGAAGTACGGCGATACGTTATATGCAGACACATTGCCGTGGTCGCTTCCGGCCGATACTGAAGATACCCTTGAGTTCGCAACATGGTCCTCTCCCGAGCACTGCACCCTTACTGTACGTACGGTCATGACGCCCGACGAATCGGATGAGGACGACGCCCTATCGCATTGGATAGCCATAATCGGCATAGAAGAACCCTCATTGCCACAAGCCATTAGTCTTGAGATCGAGGAATTGTTACGTCCGCCTTCCTCACTTATTGTTTCTTACTCAATCCCTAATAGCGGACAGGGAACCATCAGCCTTTTCGACCCCGCGGGCCGTCGTATCGAGAGCTACCGGGTTCAAGGCGAAGGTCAAGTGGCGATGAAGTCGAGTTTCTCGTCCGGGGTGTATTTTATTAAGCTCGCGGCAGGGAAGGCCAGTATCATCCGTAAGGTCGTAGTTCTTAGATAA
- a CDS encoding tetratricopeptide repeat protein: protein MNALEKKAERRLVTVLFADLSNFTSLCHEIDPEESVKIANIAFERINKVVSANGGMIHKYEGDAVMCLYGFPVSHEDAPERAVKTGLELLGIMPDINESVHSQTGIKSGLDLHVGIHSGPVVVSEVGSNEKKEYTVMGNTVNLASRLKDAAHAGTVLVSTSVYRTTRYLIEYQDEGMQTLKGIDTQVKLYRPVKLREKPEPKRGIRGLHSPLVGRDSEFEAIKEKIRGLEQGSSGVSFITGDAGIGKSRIWQEIKDFIEYEDVGVRILEGQCIYHGEHLAYWPVLQILDQIFAITDKDNPDAIKAKITEKVSGLLPQNWKDIAPYVGQLFSLKFSDELDEKIRYLSPRDLQLKILGSITTLLEAMAEQIPVLLAIEDYHWIDPASLAFIRFAFGSRDTRNVMLLCLSRDGMDEEFQKVKEELRTKSQESFTEIKLNPLDRYSSLELTYNLLEIPGFSKDFKNKVLAKAEGNPFFLEEIINSLIDSGVIVFEDGMWLQQKKLEEIKIPDTIQLVIASRLDRLEENLRSVLQMASVIGRTFYKSILAEIHEDKKRLIGYLETLEEYKFILHLLSSGQSAEDVEYMFKHPLIQQVTYTSLLKAKRRKLHKLVAESMELLYKDRIEDFVELIAQQYASSDDFDKAVEWLLRAGKKAKSNYANENALEYYRSIVSIITENAISNPQALIASYESMADICKNTGRNAESIENYTKIFDITEDGLIRARITRKIADTYQKQSMYAEALEHLEKSGEILDEVKRNIHSLERKDDYFLERYTLYHHIAWVNYLKGDFAEAKAYSDKSFGEIEKVEDRKEKSIAMASALNVQAAVMCRTGETEQSYECYMKAEKIFEEEGDLSGLGTIYNNCVNYFAEKGDYISCIRYLEKSIEIATKTGNALGEAISSFNLGHEYLNLGNYVMARDYLERYQKLNKLINNRLGEGWAAETYARFYEEQGMKDKAMESANLAIEIFREVKSEIKEMGAKLTKADLLTESGAYEEAQVLLCQVEEYARKNSVTDYIVAVHISRGAILERKDPEAALAEYHKALDLVKRIGWVSGLSEIYFNIGRMMESMNKEGYSEYYENAKKTLRETAEKITDEDLRHSFLNKPFNKRIMSA from the coding sequence TTGAATGCCCTTGAAAAAAAGGCGGAGAGGCGTCTGGTTACCGTATTATTTGCGGACCTCTCGAACTTCACAAGCCTTTGCCACGAGATTGACCCAGAGGAAAGCGTCAAGATAGCGAACATCGCCTTCGAGCGCATCAATAAGGTAGTCTCGGCAAACGGCGGCATGATTCACAAGTACGAGGGCGACGCCGTTATGTGTCTCTACGGATTCCCTGTTTCCCACGAGGACGCGCCCGAACGGGCGGTAAAGACCGGTCTCGAGCTTTTAGGAATAATGCCCGATATAAATGAATCCGTTCACAGCCAGACCGGCATCAAGTCAGGACTCGACCTTCACGTGGGCATACATTCGGGTCCTGTTGTCGTGAGCGAGGTGGGTTCCAACGAAAAGAAGGAATACACCGTGATGGGCAACACGGTGAACCTTGCATCCCGTCTCAAGGACGCGGCGCATGCAGGAACCGTGCTCGTCTCGACATCCGTCTACCGCACAACGCGATACCTAATCGAATATCAGGACGAGGGCATGCAGACTCTCAAGGGCATTGATACTCAGGTGAAGCTCTACCGACCGGTAAAGCTCAGGGAAAAGCCGGAACCAAAGCGGGGGATAAGGGGTCTTCACTCGCCGCTCGTAGGCAGGGATTCAGAGTTCGAGGCTATAAAGGAAAAGATTCGCGGCCTCGAACAAGGCTCGAGCGGCGTATCGTTCATCACGGGCGATGCGGGAATAGGCAAATCCCGGATATGGCAGGAGATAAAGGATTTCATTGAATACGAGGACGTGGGCGTTCGGATACTCGAGGGGCAGTGCATTTACCACGGCGAACACCTTGCCTACTGGCCCGTTCTGCAGATACTGGACCAGATTTTTGCAATAACGGACAAGGACAACCCTGACGCCATCAAGGCTAAGATAACGGAAAAGGTGTCCGGACTGCTTCCCCAGAACTGGAAGGACATTGCGCCCTACGTCGGCCAGCTTTTCTCGCTCAAGTTCTCGGACGAACTCGACGAGAAGATCCGCTATCTTTCGCCCCGCGACCTTCAGCTGAAGATTCTCGGCAGCATAACGACCCTTCTTGAGGCAATGGCGGAACAAATCCCCGTACTCCTTGCCATAGAAGACTATCATTGGATTGACCCGGCGTCGCTTGCTTTCATAAGATTCGCTTTCGGCTCCCGGGACACGCGAAACGTGATGCTTCTGTGCCTGTCGCGCGACGGGATGGACGAGGAGTTCCAGAAGGTCAAGGAGGAGCTCAGAACAAAGTCCCAGGAATCGTTTACGGAGATAAAGCTCAACCCCCTGGACCGCTACTCCTCGCTTGAGCTGACGTACAATCTTTTAGAGATACCCGGATTCTCGAAGGACTTCAAGAACAAGGTGCTCGCAAAGGCGGAGGGCAACCCGTTCTTCCTGGAGGAGATAATCAACTCGCTCATTGATTCGGGCGTTATCGTCTTCGAGGACGGCATGTGGCTGCAGCAAAAGAAGCTCGAAGAGATAAAGATTCCGGATACCATCCAACTCGTAATAGCCTCAAGGCTTGACAGGCTCGAGGAGAATCTCAGGAGCGTTCTGCAGATGGCTTCAGTCATCGGCCGCACGTTCTACAAGAGCATTCTAGCAGAGATTCACGAGGACAAGAAGCGCCTCATCGGCTACCTCGAGACGCTCGAGGAGTACAAGTTCATACTGCATCTCTTGTCGTCCGGTCAATCCGCAGAAGACGTCGAATACATGTTCAAGCATCCCTTGATTCAGCAGGTTACTTACACGAGCCTTCTCAAGGCGAAGCGCAGGAAGCTTCACAAGCTTGTTGCCGAGTCCATGGAGCTTTTGTACAAGGACAGGATAGAGGATTTCGTGGAGCTTATTGCCCAGCAGTACGCCTCAAGCGACGACTTCGATAAGGCCGTCGAATGGCTGCTGCGCGCGGGCAAGAAGGCGAAATCGAACTACGCGAACGAAAACGCGCTTGAGTATTACCGCAGCATAGTTTCCATAATTACCGAGAATGCAATCAGCAACCCTCAAGCGCTAATTGCCTCTTACGAATCTATGGCTGATATCTGCAAGAACACGGGCCGCAACGCCGAATCTATAGAGAATTACACCAAGATATTCGATATAACGGAGGACGGACTCATCAGGGCGAGAATCACGAGGAAGATAGCGGATACCTACCAGAAGCAAAGCATGTACGCCGAGGCGCTAGAGCATCTCGAAAAGAGCGGCGAAATACTGGACGAGGTGAAGCGAAACATCCACTCGCTGGAGCGCAAGGACGATTACTTCCTTGAACGCTACACACTTTACCATCACATCGCATGGGTGAACTATCTGAAGGGCGATTTCGCCGAGGCGAAAGCTTACTCCGACAAATCGTTCGGGGAGATAGAAAAAGTGGAAGACAGGAAGGAGAAGAGCATTGCCATGGCGAGCGCCCTAAACGTTCAGGCTGCGGTCATGTGCAGGACAGGAGAAACCGAGCAATCGTACGAATGCTATATGAAGGCGGAGAAGATTTTCGAGGAGGAGGGGGACCTTTCCGGTCTCGGCACTATCTACAACAACTGCGTCAACTACTTCGCAGAGAAGGGCGACTACATAAGCTGCATAAGGTATCTCGAAAAATCCATCGAGATAGCAACCAAGACCGGCAACGCGCTCGGAGAGGCAATATCGAGCTTCAACCTCGGGCACGAATACCTCAATCTAGGCAACTACGTGATGGCAAGGGATTATCTCGAGCGTTACCAGAAGCTCAACAAGCTCATTAATAACCGTCTTGGCGAGGGCTGGGCCGCGGAAACATATGCAAGGTTCTATGAAGAGCAGGGCATGAAGGATAAGGCAATGGAATCGGCAAATCTGGCCATAGAGATATTCCGCGAGGTGAAGAGCGAGATAAAGGAGATGGGCGCGAAGCTTACTAAGGCAGATCTCTTGACAGAGTCGGGAGCCTACGAGGAAGCGCAGGTGCTGCTCTGCCAGGTCGAGGAGTATGCGAGGAAGAACTCGGTAACGGACTATATTGTCGCAGTCCACATCTCCCGCGGCGCCATCCTCGAACGCAAGGACCCAGAGGCGGCGCTTGCGGAGTATCATAAAGCACTTGATCTCGTAAAGAGGATAGGCTGGGTTTCAGGTCTGTCTGAGATATACTTCAATATCGGCAGGATGATGGAATCCATGAACAAGGAGGGGTACTCCGAGTATTACGAGAATGCGAAAAAAACACTCAGGGAAACGGCCGAGAAGATTACGGACGAGGATTTAAGGCATTCGTTTCTGAACAAGCCTTTTAATAAGAGGATAATGTCCGCATAG